DNA from Solanum stenotomum isolate F172 chromosome 3, ASM1918654v1, whole genome shotgun sequence:
AAGTGAAGAAAAGCGATCCTGGTCATCACCAAAACCAATCAGCGAGTTCTTTAGCTCACCCAAAGATCCAACATGCCATCCCTAGGGAGGAACCGACTAGGCGACATAAATGGATAGTTGGTGGATCGCCGAACGACTTCGTGATACCAACCTTGATCACCTAAAGTCACAGAACCCTAAAGAAAAATGGCCAATGCAAACCGGCGATGGTTTGGAGCAAAGGGCGGAACACCGACTAGTTTGGCGAGGCGCGACTTACTTCGCCCAATGGCCTTTCAAGTCAAAaattgggaaactataaattgaaattttaaatgaagTTTCTAGAGTTCTGATTCCCTGAGTTTGAGTTTTTCTCTGAGTTTTTGAGTTTCCATTGTAGACTTTGAAGCTTTTGAAGGTTAAATTTGAGGATTTGCAAGTGGGCTTTTGGAATTTGTTCAATTTGGGCCATTGTAAAGACTTGGAAGCTTTTACCCAGCTCATGGCTAATATAGTTGGTaattgtttctctctttttatgatgtgtagctaaagCCTCAATTcgtggggtgtgatcatgtgctTATTTGTCTAATTAGCTTATGAGTATTGTTTATTAATGATTTAAATACTGTTTTAATGTGGGTTTAATTTATATCTGAGTAGTAAttcatgaattgtagttgcaaatacaattctaGCATAGTGTTTTAGGCgtactcgagagagaggttctAAACCAAAGTTattgattgatgattgtagtgtgTGGGTTgttatgggttcagctcgagagagtgaatcttaactCACTCCTACTtatctagcttgagagagtagataaattaaggttttgggCTGTTTTGTAGAGTTAACCTTGTCGAGGTTTGAGAGAACTCGCCTGAACCGTAatagttgtttgagagaaaactaTTGCACTTAAACTCTAGCCTACCCTGAGTGATTcaacaaattattattaaatttctaTTACCCATATATCATAATTAGACTATAATCTATTACATCCCAAGAATTCATCTTAATCATGTTGAAACCTCTGCTTTCgaatttgttttagttgtttatTGACAAACCAATCCCCCCATCTTACATTTGTTGTCACCCCTTTCAATTTAACTAaatgtttttgataatttctattcctacaaCCAATTATATTACATTCATAACTTCGTAACTAAATTTGAACTTGTACCAATCtttgtgggttcgaccccaactcttcgttgggttgtatactagattacgatcgcccacacctagtattggatgaggtgtggtTTAGAGTTTATCAGTATTTACTTGGCTAAATCACATTTCAACTCCTCGAGTCTTCTCACTGGTTCAACTCTATGAGCAGCATCACGGCTCGTCATGAGGATCATGATCCGTCAGGGCCTTCGTGGTCCTTACTTAGCACTACAAAAGTTTATCTTATCAAGGTCTTCACACTGGACATCAACCACGGGATTCTATACAATTCATCATGAGGACCACGATCCGTCAATGGCTCTGTGGTCTTCACTTAGACTTTGATCATCAACAACACAAATTCTAGGTTCACTACTTCCACTTCATGAGCTTCAAGGCGGCTCGTCTTGATAACTATGACCCGTGGGCTCCTTGGTGTACCTTTCAGTATATTCATTTTGCGCTTCTTATTCACTTTTTCCGCACAAGTGTAAACCTTTATAGACATTCAACAAGCACATCAAATCTCATTTAAATACACTTAGTTCTAGTATCAATCCTTAGTTTTACGCATCAAATGTGTCAATATTTCACGCCATATCAATGACCAAAATTAACAGAGCATGGTATACTCGAGAGGACTAGGTGTCTCCTCTAACTTTTATAATGACAAAAGAGCAGATCGAGAAGGATCAAAAGAGAGACCAAAatatggccaaaatgatgacccaactgGATATCTTGTCCAAAAATGTGATGGGTAGTGGGTTGAAGAGTGTAAATATTGTTGGTGTTGGTGTAGCAAACCCCGAGGAGGCACACTTTGAGGATCTTTATAATGAGGAAGTGAATATTCTTGCAAATCAAGGAAGAGGTTTCCGTCCGAGCTATCCAAGGCCAGACGGGAATCCAAGTTGGTAAAGAGAATGTTATGACGGCTGAAGAGATCGTGATAGAGAATGGCGCGACAATAGTGCTAATTGGAAGGAAAGGGATGGTGAAAAGGAAATATAAATTCCACCCCATGAATGTCAAAAGCCTAAGGAGCATAGGGTTGACCCGAAAAATTTTCGTACAAAAGACATGCTTGCACACATTCTCAATGAGGTAGAAGGGTCGGacaaagttttgaaagaaatgaaagaagacgtCTCCACCCTCAGTCAGAAAGTCACCTTTGACTCAGTGTCCATCAAACAATTGGAAAtacaaatgggtcaaatttcatCTCATTTGAACCTAAGGCCAAAAGGGGGTCTACCAAGTGATACCTTGgctaaccaaaaaaataaacctTCAAAGCGTACCGTTGTCATGCCATGACTTTAAATAAGGCGtatcttgggaggcaacccaagttttacaGTTTATATTCCTGTTGTTTGAATAACATGTATTGaatgtgcaggttgaaaagttTGGAAAATGGCAACTAGGCGAGCGAAAATCCCAGTTGGCCACTCGCTGAACAGGTCGGCGACACCGATTTAGATCCCTGATGGAACCACCTAGCTTTCTAGAGGTCTTATAAAAATTTTTGGGTTAAAGTACAACTCGACGCATAGCCGAGTGGATCATGACCAAGACTTACATCACCGACTAACGCACGAACTGAAGagttttaaaaggccaaaccattttaaattcaaaattcccTTCAGCTTTATACATTTTAACTTCCGTACTATCACAATCTATCGTATTTTTGTTCTCGTACAgtcatttttacttttgtttggGATATTTTGCTTGGGGTGGACGTTTGGAATACATTGCTACCTAGCTTTTAAATTTTCGGCAatcaaaggttggttttccaaactcCACTCTATAATTGgttgaaatcaaatgcaattatcattttgttatttttatctgtgcttaatgtgattttgtttatcGTATGGTAGTTTTATTGCCCATAATTAGTTGGAATCGTAATTATTTGGCCTTAAATGGTAATTTCCCATGTCGTTGATCGTTAAAATTGTTGGTTTGCGTTGAAAATGTTGTAGGTTTAGCGGGGTGAAGTGTCAATATCCTCGAATTGTGCTAATTGTCAaattttgcccaatgatggagtggTTGActcattcttaagggaaaaagacGTCaattggccaattttggccaaatcgggggaagtttgagtacccCGTGGGCTTGGGTCTAATGGGTCTTTAGTGAAATGCATGTTGTGagtgtttaattttgttttcgtaTGCTACGGGCTTTATTTTGAAGTACGGGGTACAAATCTGGCACGTTGGGCTATTCGGTGAGGTGGTCGAGCTCGCCATTCGGCAGTTCACCTAATGTCCCCTAGATTGCCCtttaattctttaaatttgGAGTTTGAATTCTATAAATTTTGGCGATATGCCTCTGCTCGCTGAAAGTCCCTTTTGATCGCCCTTCTGTACCCCAAATCcttgaacttattttttattttttggcgAGCTACTTCTAGTTCACCGAATGGCCTTGGGAATCACCGACCTGTGcttattttataatcattttgTTTTTGACCTTTCGGCGAGCCAAGAACCAAATGCGTTTAGAAAGTGTTCCTGCAACGCTTACACAAACATTTTCTCAACTAAATCTGATGTTTTCAACATTGTTTTGCAGGTATGGCTAGACCCAAAGTTGCTGGTAGGAATCAACAACCCTGGAAGAGGGCTTGAGGAATAGTTCTAGCTTATGAAACTGCTGCTTCCCGGGCATTTACTACGAAACTTCCTCTAAGAGGGGGAAAGGGAAAGGGAAGGGGCCTAGTTCAGCCGACACCTGCGGGGGGAGCTGCGACAGTGAGGGAATTTATTCCATGTACCTCACTCCCTCTGACAATGAAGGTAGATTTGAAGATAGTTCTCCGGCCTCTATCTCTGAGCCCTCTATCTCCGAGCTGGAAGATGATCAGTTATTAGAGGCTAGGAGAGCAGAACGATGCTCCAAGTCTTGgaatgatccatctaggatccTGGTGCCTCCGATGCCTTCTCCTCTAACCCCAGCTCTAGCTCCAGCGTAGACAGTGGTCCAGGCACCACCAGATTAGGGTCGTCCTCCCCGGTCACTAAACAGATTAAAGGTCGAAGGTTTGAGGACCATTTTAGAAGAAAAGAGGTTTTCCACTGATGGTGTGGTGGATAGATATCCGGAAGTGTGGACCACTTTGAAGTTCCACAAATTTAAGGTGTTTACAACGACCCGGGGCCCTTACATTCCTACTTGGGTCTAGGAGTTCTATTCGGCATACAAAGAGTTAATGTCGAAAGGTAAGAAGAAGGCAAGTGAATTCAAGTCGTTTAACGTTGTGATGGTTTGAGGCCGGTAGGTGAAGTGCAACAACTCGAATGTAAATGCTGTACTTGGGTGTTCCCGAGACTTCATGCAAGACTACCCGAATTTAGTTAAGAAGTAGATCCTAAGGGATCTGAAGGATTGGTTGGCACCCCTACTTGCTGATGCTACTCTAAGGTGGATTGAGGCAGGTTCAGAAATCGAGAAGTAGGACCTGAATGAAGCTGCTCGTTACTGGTTCAGTTTTATTAGCAGCATCGTCATGCCTTCCCAGAATGAGTACATCCTCCACCATCCGAATGCTACTTTTCTTGGGTCCATTATAGATCGACAGAGGTTGAATTTGGGGCTGCTCATTGAGTAAgtgatggccatgagggccaagcagagcCAAACCTCAGTGCCTGTCCTTGTCTTAACAAATTAGCTATGTCGACGTGCTTGTATTCGGAAGAATTAGAAGACGGATGTGGAGGTGACATGATATATTACCATATGAGGCAATTATACCCCCTCAGGCTGGTGGGCCTTCATGTACCTCTAGCCTTCTGTTTTTGATACTCCTATTTCTTCTGCTTCACCCTCTCCCACTACTTCTACTCCTACTACTACTTCCTGCCGAACCCTATCACCCAGAAAATACTGTATAAGATGGGCCATCTTGACCAATCTACTGATGTGTGTGCCTTCTAGGTAAGTGTCGTTGTGCCTTAGGTGATAGAGTGGGTAATTACTGCTACCTTGGCCCCGATCCGGGCTGAGATGAGGGAGCATAAAGAGCTTATTGAGGGCCACAAGTTTGCCTTGGATGCCGTTATAGTGAGGGTGGATGAGTGTGAGCAGAGACAGGGTGCTGCTGATGCTGTGACGGCCTTGAAGGCCAATATTGTTGGGCTGCACAAAGATGCAAACGAGCTGAAGTCCACTGGTTTATTGATGCTGTTTGGGATTGTAGAGATTCCTGAGATGCAAAGCACTGATATTCCAGCTAGTTTTGAGGGACCTTCGGCTACTACCACAGATGATATTAGAGATGATGATATAGATGTCGAGTCTGAGGAAGAGACAGATAAGGAGAAGTTGGGTATTAGAGATGAGGTTGTGTATGATGATTTTGCGGACCTTGAGGGGGGGTATGATGGAGACAGCTAGGCAGACATCGCTTAGAGATACATCTATGGTGGACTTTAGTAGAGCAAATGATGCTGTGGagccgggcactgatgcccagaaaGTTGCTGATGTGTAGACTTCACCCAGGTCTAGCTTTTGCTAGATGACTCTTTTGCCTCCCTTTCTGTTATCTTTTAGACTTTATTTCAGTTtctttgcatttgaggaaaactgtttcttttgtttggtggggtgaggtatttcaaTACCCACCTCTATTGGGttgtttttgtgaatattgattTGTTGTTGGTTTTGTGTATATTTGATCTTATTctgtgtttatatatatatcttggttGTTGATCCATCGTGGCCCATTGTTCTTACTGTGCAAATTGTTTTGAACcgatttaaaaaatttatgccACCTCTTTCGTGtttgattgtggttgttctcttgcaattTTGAGTGTCGGCTATGGTAAATaacgatgacttgaatagtgctctcgaTTGAAAGATATGAATGTGCAACTACGATGAGGCAGACTAAGATACATAGGTAATATATGAACTCTTAgtatctcgttgtgactagccagttGTTGattaagtctcttgtgatgtgtcacgacccaagcctagggcctagacgtgacatggcgaatgaggaacccgaaggaaccccaaacaagcctctcaaacttgtcatcacacttcatagGTCGCGGAaatacaatcaacattaattagcgggaaatagggactaagggcaaaccatttcaaaatgacatcatagaacaagagtcaagctcatttacaaaatacttgtccaacgcacacctctacatacatagataggacgggggccatgacatactaccggctcccctcatagtcaaaatacaattgcaagctaaagtctcaaaacataggagtaggaaacataacatagccctcgaatcattgaggactcaccaacaaactcggataagcaccgtactagccacgtgaatggagagaaggatcaagagtagctccggtccctacatggtgacatcatgtaggcaaaatatgcgttagtacttggaatgtactaagtatgcggggtgcaacacaacaatagacaaggacacaatcgaaatacaagaaatagtttcataggcattatgaataacaatatgaggatgcatgatcaaagtgaagtcaaaacatgtttaagtaaatctatactaatagtagatatcatatgtgtatgcatgatccaaccaatctataaccccaacttaggatgggggatgccgttcacacccggacaccctggtggcaaggtataaacccctcacatggttgatgttggtcacaccccaagcatcctaggtggtgagatataaacctctcacatggttgatgttggtcacaccccaagcatcctaggtggtgagatataaacctctcacatggttgtccggttcttttcccccggaccgggcatggtcatgcaacactttatataggaaattcccattaggctctaatgcaatctcacgtatggaatgaacatatacacaagcttagtttgtcatcaacacatctctggattgccatacatctcataactcaagctttaaagcatcgattcatcaattctccatagttggacattttgtcaaacaccttgaaggcatgtaatggaatcaaagagcatggaaaatagggtagtaattatgcagccaaaccagtgaacaacctacaacaacaccttttaacacccacaataccacatgaaaatctccacatccattccaaatttagattcaagttctagagtcacaacatgctcaaaacaatcacttttcatgtttaaaattcaatgtgcaggaaattattacaaagaacaagactaatttatgaatcttaacttaaaccatgaattagtgagtagaatagagtctaggcactatgggtggaaggatccatgagttcaacaccacatacctcgAGCTCTTATGAAGGttttgagagtgtcttcaatggaagcttggaacttggagcaagagtctcttcaatcttgaggaaggttttggattagggttcttgagagaacttgagagaaaatgtgtctgagtatgggagaggtgttttgggaaatgttttagagatgggaattgaactaatggtatataggaaataacatatgccctttggaaaaatggtccaacacttagaaaaaaaaaattagacgggtgaacagtaaaaacgctcactggaaattgcatttcctgccggacagattttacaaaaatgggcataacttcttcgtccgaactctgaatgaggtgaaacgaactctgaatgaggtgaaacgaagtgcgttaggtagctaactcaaagggctttccatggatatgttatgggccagccaattatttgtgtgttaggagatatgaccctccaaagtagaccctcgaaaaaggcttcacttgaaaattttggattttgatacggttgctctaaaatttgggttagacccatttcccactcaatttgaccccctaaacaagaatatgaagtcggattttcgaaaaacgaaacgaatttttttttatatagctaaacaagttttcggtaacttccgaagcacatttttaagaaccttttgggtcatttcatgATGAACATTACATGGTAGCTAGAAAGTGTAAAGTGATGTTTGATAATTGTGTCGAATGCCTTGTGTGGCGAGGTTGTCTTGAATATGGTGattgatgacacctagaatttgccccattaGTCTGATTGATTGATTGAAGCAAGcgattgaaatgatcttaggcaaaagTTTTGTAGAGTGGTCCAAATTGATAACATACCTCTTTGTGGACACCTTTTGAGAAGTGTGAACCTTGATATGCACCTTTTGAGCCTATCCTTTTCTTTAGAAGAAACTTGAGAAACATTGTCCTTTTTGTCCCATCacctataaccttcatgaagtattggtTTGTTGAATAGCCAatttaggccaaaatcctaagtttgaggtgtggtgaaaaagaaggaaagtcaagaatTGTGAAGAATCCCCCTTTGAAGCATAGTTCGAAAAAGCTGGAActcctccatataaaaaaatatagaaagaaaataaatggtAAAAAAGACTGAAAGATAGAAAATCttgtgaaataaagtgtgtaagagaagcaaaagaaatggggtatccgatGAGTCATGtttagttgaataatggggCAGGTTGTGAACATGTTTGAATGAGAAAGAGAAGGATAATAAGTGATTTTCaggccatacttcatgaaggtagaagcaACTAAGGCAAAATgtccatacctttacactcaaccttgttacaagccttgaaaagacttttgtgatcttgagtaagctgaaacaaatgttgattggtaaataagggcaaacctctGGGTGGAATCATGCAAGTGTTCATCTTTCTGAGTGTGAGAGTTCTATGTGATTCCTGTATCttaaattgttgagaaattttGTTTAAGAATGGAATTAAccttgttgtgagggcatttgaatgcttttgttgagcttgaacctGCATTTGAAGCAAGAATTGTGAGCTTGAGTATACTttataatggtgagtcacaatttgaaacttaGAGTGCACAATTAAACATTGTATGTGTAGTTTGAACCCCTTGTGTGCATTTGTgttgagtcttgagtagcaccatttgtagacatccttgttgaactaattgatcttgagttttacttgaggacaagcaaaagtttaagtttggggCATTGATGAGCctgagattttgactcatttagggctttgttttcaTAGTTTAAGTGTCCTTAATGCGTAATTTATagtctaaactgatgttaaagtgttgatttgcagcaatgaaggcaaaggagcaaggcaaggacattatcaggtaaaaaggaaagaaaaatttgaagaagttgTAGGAAGATAATCCTGGTGATTGCCAAGACCACTCAGTTAGCCGCCGAGTGGCTCTTTAGCTCGCCTAAAGCTGTATGCCAGCCTTGGGGAAGAACCTACTTGGCGAAGGAAATGAATTGTCGACGGACCACCGAACGACTCGGCGATATCGACcttgatcgcctaaagtcaAAGAACCCTGAGGATTAAGAGCCATGGCAAACGAGCGATGGAACAGATGAATTGGCACATCGCCAATTTTGTTGGCGGCCCTCGACTTACCTCACCTAATTTCCCTACATGCCAAaatttgggaaactataaattaaaatttcaaaaagaaagaaaagagttCTGCACTTTTTGGAAAGAATCTAAACTTAGTTCTCCTGAATTTTCCATTGTAGACTTTAAAGCGTTTGAGACTTGATTTTGAGTTATTGCAGTTgggtttttgaattaattcgATTTGAAGAATTGTACGGACTTGGAAACCATTACCCTGCAGATATCTAACATAGTTGGTtattatttcttcctttttatgatgtgtagctaaaaccccaattcttggggtgtgatcatgtgattagcggcataattagcttatgggttttgttgtttagtaatttaaatgcttaattgaagtgggtttaatcgaTAGCTGTGtattaatctatgaattgtagttggaaatgcaattctaacttaGTATTCCgagcttgcttgagaaagaggctTTGGAACCAAGGTTTTcgaataatgattatagttattgggttgatatgggttcaactcaagagagtgaatcctaacctcgattctacctatctagctcgagagagtaggtAAATAAAAGtgttgagttgtttatatttttaagcttgtcgaggttcgagagaactcgcttgatttgtaatagttgttcgagagaaagagAATGcatctatagtctagcctacctaCTAAAAATTAGCAATTGTTAGTAAATTTCAATtacctataatcgatcacatccccgaTAATTTCTCCCTACTTGTTGAATCCCCTGTTTTGATAATTGTCttagttgttaattgacaaaCCAATTACCCCATCTAACTTCGTTGTCAACCCCTTCGATTTATCTAaatgtttttgataatttctattcctataaccgATTAGACCACTTTCATAACTTCGTAACTGAATTTGAACTTGTACCGCTCCCTgcgggttcgaccccaactcttcgttgggttttatactagattacgatCGCTTACACATAGtgttggatgaagtgtagttgatcGTTTATCAAAAATAGTgccactgccggggagtggtgtgtAGAATTCTATTATAGAAGTTTTAATTGTGATATATTTGTGTTGTGGTTGAATCAACTTACTTGGTATTGTATTCGAACAGAGGACGAGATGAGTGTGAACGGACGTAACGTAGCCAactgggccaccaagatgacattggGAATTTGAATGATGTTAATGACCCGATTCAATTGGGTGATGTTGGTGCTATACGTCTACCTCCTGTTGAGggtgattaacgtttcaagggcaattcatccaattctaagtgtcaacgatcgttagtcagtatataacctAACCAATTgtgttggggtcgatcccacagagactagctttctttgaattcaaatatgaagGTATGATGATGAACTTTACAACTGAGCATCACACACTTTAAGAGTTTAATAATCAAATTTTCAGGATGTCGTTACCAACACACTTCAAAGTATTAACAAGAAACAATCAAATAACTAGCGAACACTTGGGGGATTGACTAACCAACTGCCAAATTCAACTTAATGGGTGCGGAATTCATCTTTATGGTAGGTGAGGGATTCATAGTCTTGGTTTGGATCTTTctaccatttttcggtgcggaattCATTTTATTGGTAGGTGATAAATTCATGATATACTAAGaaatttttggtagtgtggtaggtgaggaattcatgacatttttggtaggtgtaccatttttggtaggtgaggaatccattttaaagattttattataatattcttttgctaagtgtcttaatcttgatatctctttaatattatttgtgatGTATTCTAGATacaacatatcttgggttcttcggtacatatgtaaattattttccattaattgttctaatagttttatgtctttcatagcttctgtccaatattgtaaatattcgtagttcattttaatctgaatttatttctaaatcatacaattctattctttcaaggtctaaatcatgtaggtctatttcataccattgttggtttaatatatcttctgattcgttatcattaaatattt
Protein-coding regions in this window:
- the LOC125858964 gene encoding uncharacterized protein LOC125858964, with the protein product MREHKELIEGHKFALDAVIVRVDECEQRQGAADAVTALKANIVGLHKDANELKSTGLLMLFGIVEIPEMQSTDIPASFEGPSATTTDDIRDDDIDVESEEETDKEKLGIRDEVVYDDFADLEGGYDGDS